In a single window of the Nicotiana tomentosiformis chromosome 10, ASM39032v3, whole genome shotgun sequence genome:
- the LOC108942918 gene encoding uncharacterized protein: protein MFFDGAVNAKGVGIGAILISPTEKLLIMGDSDLIIRQVQGEWETRDIKLIPYKQHVEGLSKQFKFVEFRYIPRFHNELTDALATLASMLPYPGNVHIDPLEIQIRERHGYCNAIEIEPDVQPWYHDIKRFLKTKEYPEQASGDQKRTIRRVASSFLLSGEVLYKRTPYLNLLRCVDAQEAEKIMNKVHSGVYGPHMNGYVLAMKILRAGYYWMTMEKDCFSFVRKCHQ from the exons atgttctttgatggagctgtaaaTGCAAAAGGTGTCGGGATTGGAGCAATTCTGATTTCTCCCACAG AGAAATTGTTAATCATGGGGGATTCTGACTTGATTATCCGGCAAGTCCAAGGCGAGTGGGAAACTCGAGATATCAAACTCATCCCATACAAGCAACATGTGGAAGGCCTTAGCAAACAGTTCAAGTTCGTTGAATTCAGGTATATTCCTCGATTCCACAATGAGTTAACTGATGCACTAGCTACCTTGGCCTCAATGTTGCCGTACCCGGGAAATGTCCATATTGACCCGCTGGAAATCCAAATTCGAGAAAGGCATGGTTATTGTAATGCAATTGAAATAGAACCAGATGTtcaaccatggtatcatgatatcaaaaggttTTTGAAAACAAAGGAATATCCCGAGCAAGCtagtggagatcaaaagagaactaTCAGAAGGGTTGCCAGCAGTTTCCTTTTGAGCGGAGAGGTCTTATACAAAAGAACTCCATATCTGAATCTTTTGAGATGTGTAGATGCCCAAGAAGCTGAAAAGATCATGAACAAAGTGCATTCTGGAGTATATgggcctcacatgaatggatatgtcctTGCAATGAAAATTCTCCGGGCAGGTTAttactggatgaccatggaaaaggaTTGTTTCAGTTTCGTCCGGAAGTGCCATCAATGA
- the LOC117273543 gene encoding uncharacterized protein produces MKQYCNQLRGDGRKEELLMAYFGESLTGIASEWYMDQEISHWHIWDDLARDFVRQFQYNVDIAPDRNSLSILKKRTTKSFREYAIKWRDQASRVKRPMDETEMVIIFLQA; encoded by the coding sequence ATGAAACAATATTGCAACCAGTTGAGGGGTGATGGTAGAAAAGAAGAGTTATTGATGGCTTATTTCGGGGAAAGCCTGACTGGAATCGCTTCAGAATGGTACATGGACCAGGAAATCTCCCACTGGCACATATGGGATGATTTGGCCCGCGATTTTGTCAGACAGTTTCAGTACAATGTTGATATAGCTCCAGACAGGAACTCCCTGTCTATCTTGAAGAAGAGAACCACTAAGAGCTTCCGTGAATATGCTATTAAATGGCGCGACCAGGCTTCCAGAGTAAAGCGGCCCATGGACGAGACCGAAATGGTTATAATCTTTTTGCAGGCCTAA